The region GTCTTCCAGACGGCTTGAATCTCCTACGCAGCTGCTGCGAGGAACTAAAGCTCGTTACGCGGCGTTACTCCAAAAAGCAGCTGAAGTGGATCAACAATCGGTTCCTGGCCAGCAAGGATCGTCAGGTACCAGATCTCTTCGAGCTGGACACCAGTGATGTGGCAGCTTGGCCGGAGGCAGTGTATCAGCGGGCAGAGACAATCATTGAGAGCTATCGCAATGCGGCCGAATGCGAAATTAAGCCAATGGCCAAGAGGGAGCATCCCGGAGCGGATTTGGATGAGGAGACTAGCCACTTCTGCGCCACCTGCGAACGACACTTCATCGGGGAGTATCAATGGGGATTGCATTTGAAGTCTAACAAGCACAAACGCCGAAAGGAGGGGCAGCGCAAGAGGGAAAGGGACCAAGAAATGAAGCTTTCAGCGGATCAACTTCAAGCGAAGAAGCAGAAGGGAGAGGAGGAGGCTCAGCAGCCACCCAGCCAAGTCAATGATACTGATAAGGAATTGTAAACCCAGACACGGCTTGGCAATAAATAAACCTACGTAAATTTGAGtcgattgttgttgttttgaaTACCAATCCGGTCCCACCTATCTGCTGCTGATGCAAGCGGTTTGAGGAGTACCTGATAACCCTACACCTCTCTAATGGGGACCATAGACCGCAAGTGGGAGGTCGTTGCCTAGCCAGAAAAGCGAAAACGCGTAAACATGTTTGTGCACCGAATAACCAGCCCACATTCGCAATCGCCCACTGACTGTTCTTGtctttcatttgcatttcagTTGCCCAGCGGTTCAGACGCAGTCAGCAGAAAATCAAGGCATCAACCATGAGTTCCAGCAAGATTGGTGAGTCTGCAGGGTTCTACAATCAGAGAATATCTAACAAATCCTATCTCCCCCAGCTCTCCTCAGTGTGTCAGACAAGACGGGTCTGCTCGACTTGGGCAAGAGTTTGGTGGCCCTGGGCTTTGACCTGGTGGCCAGTGGAGGCACTGCAACCAGCTTGCGTGGCGCTGGCCTGAAGGTGAAGGATGTCTCGGAGATTACCGGAGCCCCAGAGATGCTGGGCGGCCGTGTCAAGACCCTCCATCCGGCTGTGCACGCTGGCATCTTGTCCCGAACCACTGACTCTGACCTGGCTGACATGCGCAAGCAGGGATTCGATCTCGTCCAGCTGGTGGTCTGTAATCTGTACCCCTTCGCTAGCACCATAGCTAAGCCGGATGTTACGCTGGCCGATGCTGTGGAGAACATTGATATCGGAGGTGTTACCCTGCTCCGTGCGGCGGCCAAGAATCATCAGCGGGTTACTGTTGTCTGCGAGGCAGTGGACTACGACCGTGTGTTGTCAGAGCTGAAGGCTTCGGGGGACACAACTGTGGAAACTCGCCAGGCTCTGGCTCTCAAGGCATTCACCCACACAGCCAGCTACGATGACGCCATATCGGATTACTTCAGGAAGCAGTATGGATCGGGTGTGTCCCAGTTGCCTCTGCGTTACGGCATGAATCCACACCAGAAACCGGCGCAGTTGTACACCCAGCTGGCCAAGCTGCCCCTCACGGTACTGAATGCCTCACCAGGATTCATCAACCTGTGCGATGCCCTCAACGGCTGGCAGTTGGTCCGAGAATTGAAGCAGGCTCTTCAGCTCCCGGCGGCCACCAGTTTCAAGCATGTGTCTCCGGCTGGAGCAGCTGTGGGAGTGCCTCTCAATGCGGCCCAGGCTAAGCTCTGCATGGTTGACGATCTGTACGAGCAACTGACGCCGCTGGCTACGGCCTATGCTAGAGCCCGTGGAGCTGACCGCATGAGCTCCTTTGGCGACTTTGTGGCCTTGTCCGACGTGTGCGATGTGGTCACCGCTAGGATTATCTCACGAGAGGTTTCGGATGGCATTATTGCTCCCGGCTACGAGCCAGAAGCTTTAGAGATCCTTAAGAAGAAAAAGAACGGTGGATATTGCATTCTGCAGGTAAGATTAATGCTTCAAAAAGTTatgtttttgtatattaaattTAGTTATTGTATATTTCAGATGGATCCCAACTACGAGCCTTCCCCGGTGGAGCGCAAGACCATTTTTGGACTTACGCTGGAGCAGAAGCGCAACGACGCCGTCATTGGCCCCTCGCTCTTTGCAAATGTGGTGAGCAAGCGTGGCCCTCTGCCCGAAGCGGCTGTGCAGGACCTGATCGTGGCCACCATTGCCTTGAAGTACACCCAGAGCAACTCGGTGTGCTATGCCCGTGATGGCCAGGTGGTAGGCATCGGAGCCGGCCAGCAGTCGCGGATTCACTGCACCCGTCTGGCAGGCGAGAAGGCGGACAACTGGTGGCTGCGTCAGCATCCCAGCGTGGCCGGCATGAAGTTCAAGGCGGGCGTAAAGCGGGCGGAGATCTCCAATGCGATCGACAACTACGTAAATGGAACGGTGGGCAAGGACATGCCCCTATCGCAGTTCGAGGGAATGTGAGTTTCTGAGATAAAGCAAGTATTTTGTGTCTCTAATCCTACTGTTTTTATAAAGGTTCGATAAGGCGCCAGCCCAACTGACCAGCGAGCAGAAAGTGGAGTGGCTGAAGCAACTGAGCGGTGTGGCCCTGGGATCCGATGCCTTTTTCCCCTTCCGTGACAATATCGATCGTGCCAGTCTGGTATGTTAGTTAAAGCCTTCTTCAAAGTTCCAATATTAATGGTCTTATCTATTTATTGTACAGAGCGGTGTCTCCTACATCGCCAGTCCTGCTGGCTCCACCAATGATGCTGGTGTCATCGCCGCCTGCGATGAGCACGGCATCATCATGGCCCACACCAATCTGCGATTGTTCCACCATTAGTTCGATGCAGTCGAATATTAACGCTTATATCAAACTAATCAAAAATAACCCAAGTGAAAAGACATTCTGAAAATAGGAAGCAAAAGCTTATGTCTGCAATACGAGAAATACCCTTTTTATACCAACTATTTTTGATAACGTTTTTAGTGTTTTAAGAACTTTTATACTATAGATGTAACGAATCCTTGTTAGACAACCCCTTAAACTGCCCTTTGTCCATTCCAAGTACAATAAAACCACTTGCCTTTAGTTAAACGAACGCTGCCTCGACTAAACACTATTTATTTCAAGAATTAGTTTCTATGGAATGTACAGTTATCGGGAGCCATGACCATCGGAGTTCCAGATCCTGGCCAGCTCCAAGTCGCGGCGGTGGGCCTATCGGCTTCGCTGCCTCCGACAGGCGCCGCGACAATTGCACAAAAAGACGATGAAGGTGACGAAGAAGACGAGCACCGAGCCCAGCACCAGGGCCACCGAGGTGGTCTGGTCATAGCTGGGCGTGGGATCCAGCACGTGCTGCTGGGGCAGCAGCTCGAAGTCGACTAGCACTTGTGTGCCGTTGGGCGGCGGGCAGGGCTGCTGCACGATAATCTCCTGGTGCTGCACCTGCAGTTTGtttatgaatattatttaagtagtttgaaaataataagataGTCCTTTGTAGGACACCCACCTGCTTATTCCGGCACAACTGCAGTCCGGCGGAGTTGGACAACGTCTCGGCACTGTACTCATCCTGCACCAGGACAGGCAGGAGCCATCGTTCCGGCGAGACGAACTGCAGCCAAGACCAGAACTGGGCCAGGTTCTGGGGATGCACCAGATAGCCACCCACTGCAGCCGTTGCCAGGCTGATCAGCCCGTTGACAATGCTCGCCGAGACCTTGCAGGGCAGCAGGTGGGCACAGAACAGGGCCAGTGTCTGGATGAGCGTCAAGTAGAGCAGCATGTAGCCTGCGGATCAAGAAAGGCATTTATCAGGATGGTTTTTTTTATACGAAATATGGTTATGAAGGTAACTTACCCATGTACAGGTATATGCCCGTATCGCTACTGTTGGAATAGGTGTAAAGACCCGCCATGCTGTGGGCTGGCAGCAAGTAAGCCAACCATATGCATAGACTGGGAAACAGGCCCAGAAGACTCTGCAAGAATTTATAtccattatatttaacacaaataattatagttttatagCCCCTTACCTGCACGATGATGTAGAGGCTGCGCGTATAGAGTCCCAGGCGGATGTCTCGCTCCGCATGACGGCGGTCCTCCTGCGTGTCCCTGATGGTCAGCATGACCAGTGGCCAGTAGACCAGCACCATGACGCAGTGATGGTAGCCCAGTCGATCGTGGTAGCTCAGCTGCGGATCGGAGGCGGGCACATCCCAGAAGATGCAGCCAATGCAGAGCGACAGGACGGCGGCGGCGATGAGCTTGCTGATCCAGGTGAGCAGTGATCCTGGCTGCTTGTAGCCGGCGAATCTCTTGATCAGAGCACTGATCTGGCCAAAGAAGCCCGCCTTTAGAGTGAAGTTGGGCAGCGAGGCGGGCGGGGCAGCCAAGGGAGGCTCCGAATTTATCTGATCCCAGGCGTTGGCCAGGGATTCAATGCGCGCGGAGGACTCCAGCATGGCGGCCGCCGAAAGGTCGTCCAAGGTGACCAAGTCCACTAAGAGAATGTGCATTACTCactattacatttttaatgaaccCAATGACTTACAGTAGTAATCGGCTGGGTTCTTGAACGGCGGGCACGGAT is a window of Drosophila biarmipes strain raj3 chromosome 3R, RU_DBia_V1.1, whole genome shotgun sequence DNA encoding:
- the LOC108031716 gene encoding bifunctional purine biosynthesis protein ATIC translates to MSSSKIALLSVSDKTGLLDLGKSLVALGFDLVASGGTATSLRGAGLKVKDVSEITGAPEMLGGRVKTLHPAVHAGILSRTTDSDLADMRKQGFDLVQLVVCNLYPFASTIAKPDVTLADAVENIDIGGVTLLRAAAKNHQRVTVVCEAVDYDRVLSELKASGDTTVETRQALALKAFTHTASYDDAISDYFRKQYGSGVSQLPLRYGMNPHQKPAQLYTQLAKLPLTVLNASPGFINLCDALNGWQLVRELKQALQLPAATSFKHVSPAGAAVGVPLNAAQAKLCMVDDLYEQLTPLATAYARARGADRMSSFGDFVALSDVCDVVTARIISREVSDGIIAPGYEPEALEILKKKKNGGYCILQMDPNYEPSPVERKTIFGLTLEQKRNDAVIGPSLFANVVSKRGPLPEAAVQDLIVATIALKYTQSNSVCYARDGQVVGIGAGQQSRIHCTRLAGEKADNWWLRQHPSVAGMKFKAGVKRAEISNAIDNYVNGTVGKDMPLSQFEGMFDKAPAQLTSEQKVEWLKQLSGVALGSDAFFPFRDNIDRASLSGVSYIASPAGSTNDAGVIAACDEHGIIMAHTNLRLFHH